Proteins encoded by one window of Drosophila melanogaster chromosome X:
- the per gene encoding period, isoform A — protein sequence MEGGESTESTHNTKVSDSAYSNSCSNSQSQRSGSSKSRLSGSHSSGSSGYGGKPSTQASSSDMIIKRNKDKSRKKKKNKGAGQGAGQAQTLISASTSLEGRDEEKPRPSGTGCVEQQICRELQDQQHGEDHSEPQAIEQLQQEEEEDQSGSESEADRVEGVAKSEAAQSFPIPSPLSVTIVPPSMGGCGGVGHAAGLDSGLAKFDKTWEAGPGKLESMTGVGAAAAGTGQRGERVKEDSFCCVISMHDGIVLYTTPSITDVLGYPRDMWLGRSFIDFVHLKDRATFASQITTGIPIAESRGSVPKDAKSTFCVMLRRYRGLKSGGFGVIGRPVSYEPFRLGLTFREAPEEARPDNYMVSNGTNMLLVICATPIKSSYKVPDEILSQKSPKFAIRHTATGIISHVDSAAVSALGYLPQDLIGRSIMDFYHHEDLSVMKETYETVMKKGQTAGASFCSKPYRFLIQNGCYVLLETEWTSFVNPWSRKLEFVVGHHRVFQGPKQCNVFEAAPTCKLKISEEAQSRNTRIKEDIVKRLAETVSRPSDTVKQEVSRRCQALASFMETLMDEVSRADLKLELPHENELTVSERDSVMLGEISPHHDYYDSKSSTETPPSYNQLNYNENLLRFFNSKPVTAPAELDPPKTEPPEPRGTCVSGASGPMSPVHEGSGGSGSSGNFTTASNIHMSSVTNTSIAGTGGTGTGTGTGTGTGTGTGTGTGTGTGTGTGTGTGTGTGTGTGNGTNSGTGTGTASSSKGGSAAIPPVTLTESLLNKHNDEMEKFMLKKHRESRGRTGEKSKKSANDTLKMLEYSGPGHGIKRGGSHSWEGEANKPKQQLTLGTDAIKGAAGSAGGAVGTGGVGSGGAGVAGGGGSGTGVAGTPEGRATTTSGTGTPGGAGGGGGAGAAAAAGASSSVGSSTPGPSSYPTCTQNINLWPPFSVGITPPVHSTHTAMAQSSFSSAGLFPTFYYIPASLTPTSPTRSPRMHKHPHKGGTDMPTTSQQAAAAAAQAMPLQYMAGVMYPHPSLFYTHPAAAAATAMMYQPMPFPGMANALQIPERPLGSQSAYNKSVYTTTPASMTKKVPGAFHSVTTPAQVQRPSSQSASVKTEPGSSAAVSDPCKKEVPDSSPIPSVMGDYNSDPPCSSSNPANNKKYTDSNGNSDDMDGSSFSSFYSSFIKTTDGSESPPDTEKDPKHRKLKSMSTSESKIMEHPEEDQTQHGDG from the exons ATGGAGGGCGGCGAGTCCACGGAGTCCACACACAACACCAAGGTGTCCGACTCGGCCTACTCgaacagctgcagcaacagccagTCGCAGCGCAG TGGCAGCTCCAAATCCCGCCTGAGCGGCAGCCACTCCTCCGGCAGCAGTGGCTATGGGGGCAAGCCCTCGACGCaggccagcagcagcgacatGATCATCAAGCGCAACAAGGATAAGTCgcgcaagaagaagaagaacaagGGCGCCGGCCAGGGGGCGGGGCAGGCGCAGACCCTGATCTCGGCGTCGACGAGCCTAGAGGGCAGGGACGAGGAGAAGCCGCGGCCCAGCGGCACTGGGTGCGTAGAACAGCAGATCTGCCGAGAGCTGCAGGATCAACAGCACGGCGAGGATCACAGCGAGCCGCAGGCCAtagagcagctgcagcaggaggaggaggaggatcaGTCCGGCTCCGAGTCGGAGGCGGACCGAGTCGAGGGCGTGGCCAAGTCGGAGGCGGCACAGAGCTTTCCGATTCCCTCGCCGCTATCCGTCACCATTGTCCCGCCCTCGATGGGCGGCTGCGGCGGAGTGGGCCACGCAGCCGGTCTGGACAGCGGGCTGGCCAAGTTCGACAAGACCTGGGAGGCAGGTCCGGGCAAGCTGGAGTCCATGACCGGGGTGGGCGCAGCGGCGGCGGGCACAGGGCAGCGCGGGGAGCGGGTGAAGGAGGACAGCTTCTGCTGCGTCATCTCCATGCACGACGGCATCGTCCTGTACACGACGCCCAGCATCACCGATGTCCTGGGCTACCCGCGCGACATGTGGCTGGGCAGGTCCTTCATCGATTTTGTGCACCTTAAGGACCGCGCCACCTTCGCCAGTCAGATCACCACGGGCATACCCATTGCGGAATCCAGGGGCAGCGTGCCCAAGGACGCCAAGAGCACCTTCTGCGTGATGCTGCGTCGCTACCGGGGACTCAAGTCCGGCGGATTCGGCGTCATCGGCAGGCCCGTCAGCTACGAACCCTTCCGCCTGGGGCTCACCTTCAGGGAGGCTCCGGAGGAGGCGCGACCGGACAACTACATGGTCTCCAATGGCACCAACATGCTGCTCGTCATCTGCGCCACTCCGATCAAGAGCAGCTACAAGG TTCCCGACGAGATTCTCTCACAGAAGAGCCCCAAGTTCGCCATACGCCACACGGCCACCGGGATCATATCGCACGTGGACAGCGCGGCGGTCAGTGCACTGGGCTATCTGCCGCAGGACCTGATTGGCCGCAGCATCATGGACTTCTACCACCACGAGGACCTCTCAGTCATGAAGGAGACCTACGAGACGGTAATGAAGAAGGGTCAGACGGCGGGCGCCTCCTTCTGCAGCAAGCCATACCGCTTCCTCATCCAGAACGGTTGCTACGTCCTTCTGGAGACCGAATGGACCAGCTTCGTCAATCCATGGTCCCGCAAGCTGGAATTTGTCGTCGGACACCATCGCGTCTTTCAGG GACCCAAGCAGTGCAACGTCTTCGAGGCGGCGCCCACATGTAAGCTGAAGATATCGGAGGAGGCACAGAGCCGGAACACGCGAATCAAGGAGGATATCGTGAAGCGCCTGGCGGAGACGGTGTCCCGTCCGTCGGACACGGTCAAGCAGGAGGTTTCCCGCCGCTGCCAGGCGCTGGCCAGCTTCATGGAAACGCTCATGGACGAGGTGTCCCGGGCGGATCTCAAGCTGGAGCTGCCGCACGAGAACGAGTTGACCGTCTCGGAGCGGGACAGCGTGATGCTCGGCGAGATTTCGCCGCACCACGACTACTATGACAGTAAGAGTTCCACCGAGACGCCGCCCAGCTACAACCAGCTAAACTATAACGAGAACCTGCTGCGTTTTTTCAACAGCAAGCCGGTCACGGCGCCGGCGGAGCTCGATCCGCCCAAAACGGAGCCGCCGGAGCCGCGCGGCACGTGTGTCAGTGGCGCCAGTGGTCCGATGAGTCCCGTCCACGAGGGCAGCGGGGGCAGTGGCTCCTCGGGCAACTTCACCACCGCCAGTAACATACACATGAGCAGTGTGACAAATACGAGCATTGCCGGCACTGGTGGCACGGGCACTGGTACAGGTACAGGtactggaactggaactggaaccGGGACAGGAACTGGAACCGGGACAGGAACTGGAACGGGAACAGGTAcaggcacaggcacaggcACTGGAACAGGCAATGGAACAAATTCCGGCACCGGAACCGGCACCGCCAGCTCATCCAAAGGCGGAAGCGCCGCCATACCGCCAGTCACGCTGACCGAATCCCTGCTCAATAAGCACAACGACGAGATGGAGAAGTTCATGCTGAAGAAGCACCGCGAGTCGCGCGGACGGACGGGTGAGAAGAGCAAGAAGTCCGCCAATGACACCCTTAAGATGCTGGAGTACAGCGGTCCAGGCCACGGGATAAAAAGAGGAGGCTCCCATTCCTGGGAGGGAGAGGCCAACAAGCCCAAGCAGCAGCTAACCCTGGGAACAGATGCGATCAAGGGAGCGGCAGGAAGTGCGGGCGGAGCAGTCGGCACTGGCGGTGTGGGATCAGGAGGAGCCGGTGTGGCGGGCGGAGGAGGATCCGGAACAGGCGTAGCAGGCACACCAGAAGGCAGAGCCACAACGACCTCGGGAACGGGGACACCAGGTGGAGCcggaggcggaggcggagcaggagcggcagcagcggctggAGCGTCCTCCTCCGTGGGCAGTTCCACGCCAGGACCCTCGTCCTATCCCACCTGCACGCAAAACATAAACCTCTGGCCACCGTTCTCGGTGGGCATCACACCGCCCGTTCACTCCACGCACACGGCCATGGCCCAGAGCAGCTTCTCCTCCGCCGGCCTCTTCCCGACCTTCTACTACATCCCCGCCTCCTTGACGCCCACCAGTCCCACGCGCTCTCCCCGGATGCACAAGCATCCGCACAAGGGTGGCACGGACATGCCCACCACCTCGCAGCAGGCGGCTGCCGCGGCCGCCCAGGCCATGCCGCTGCAGTACATGGCCGGCGTGATGTACCCGCATCCTTCGCTTTTCTACACACACCCGGCGGCGGCCGCGGCCACGGCCATGATGTACCAGCCGATGCCCTTTCCGGGAATGGCCAACGCTCTCCAGATTCCCGAACGTCCGTTGGGCTCCCAATCCGCGTACAACAAGTCGGTGTACACG ACCACGCCGGCGTCCATGACGAAGAAGGTGCCGGGTGCATTCCACTCGGTCACCACTCCTGCCCAGGTGCAGCGTCCCTCCTCGCAGAGCGCATCCGTCAAGACGGAGCCGGGCTCCAGTGCAGCGGTATCCGATCCCTGCAAGAAGGAGGTGCCGGACTCCTCGCCCATTCCCTCCGTGATGGGCGACTACAACTCCGACCCgccctgcagcagcagcaatcccGCCAACAACAAG AAATACACGGACAGCAATGGGAATAGCGACGACATGGATGGCTCCAGCTTCTCCTCCTTCTACTCGTCCTTCATCAAGACCACGGACGGATCGGAGAGTCCGCCGGACACCGAAAAGGACCCCAAGCACCGAAAGCTGAAG AGCATGAGCACATCTGAGAGCAAGATCATGGAGCACCCGGAGGAGGACCAGACACAGCACGGGGATGGGTAG
- the dyw gene encoding daywake, protein MQLTGASMFLVWVGLLSWVSCRVDASEGFPSPLKRCKLQDESCLLAQAQTFFQAFKNGIPERQVAALEPIALGTMFIESGGHSESIKFKLTMSDAKLYNLANSMMVKSLKGFTKDLTRPLKLTLLLDNPELEVRAKYDVDGKLLILPIVSKGDLTIRLNDVHTKVWITAEPVKRSDGHTYLNITDYKTATKIKGGHFDLSNLFNDNKELRDSTLKVLNQEWSTLALDVQPKINEACAKAFSAIVQSLWANIPYDEFFEKE, encoded by the exons ATGCAGCTAACCGGTGCCTCTATGTTCCTCGTATGGGTGGGTCTACTCAGCTGGGTTTCCTGCAGAGTGGACGCCTCCGAAGGATTTC CATCGCCGCTGAAGCGCTGCAAGCTCCAGGATGAGTCGTGCTTGCTGGCTCAGGCGCAAACCTTTTTCCAAGCCTTCAAGAATGGCATTCCGGAGCGGCAGGTGGCCGCGCTGGAGCCCATTGCCCTGGGCACGATGTTCATCGAGAGCGGCGGCCACTCGGAGTCGATAAAGTTCAAACTGACCATGAGCGATGCCAAGCTCTACAATCTGGCCAACTCGATGATGGTCAAGAGCCTGAAGGGATTCACCAAGGACCTCACCAGGCCGCTCAAGCTGACCCTGCTCTTGGACAATCCGGAACTGGAGGTGCGGGCCAAGTACGACGTAGACGGCAAGCTGCTCATCCTGCCCATTGTCAGCAAGGGCGACCTGACCATTCGGTTGAACGATGTGCACACAAAGGTTTGGATTACCGCCGAGCCAGTGAAGCGCTCCGATGGCCACACCTATCTCAACATCACCGACTACAAGACGGCCACCAAGATCAAGGG TGGCCACTTTGACCTGTCGAATCTGTTCAACGACAACAAGGAGCTGCGCGACAGCACGCTGAAGGTGCTGAACCAGGAGTGGAGCACCCTGGCCCTCGATGTCCAGCCGAAGATCAACGAGGCCTGCGCCAAGGCCTTCAGTGCCATCGTACAGAGTCTGTGGGCCAACATTCCCTACGACGAGTTCTTCGAAAAGGAATGA
- the Spg7 gene encoding paraplegin, isoform A: MLKGLRHVRNALQRGGSQLIQLRSATGQPPRIGRELSLLQLSRRQVMQLQAEYKAIVGLIARSLQLTPKEVRLMHLRSLSSTAKPPTASDGKTEKHEQPEKGSAKAKDDSSKEKKSAVAAEDGDKSSRAAGEEAASTPTSSSTIGEPGEDPNKNSNENDEKMRSVLTKAVLWLFTIYMFVAFFSLLITPRSERPEGSTRYVSWNEFVHHMLAVGEVKELIIRPDMEMVTIILHEGAVIKGRKVSSTIFHMAVADANKFEEKLRDVEKRLGIKDGVPVTYDRQTDTTGRILMLLLVCALLMSIATRMKSIKSPLSMDSFNQMGRAKFTLVDPFDGGRGVLFRDVAGLSEAKQEVKEFVDYLKSPEKYQRLGAKVPRGALLLGPPGCGKTLLAKAVATEAQVPFLSMNGSEFIEMIGGLGAARVRDLFKEGKKRAPCIIYIDEIDAIGRQRSGTESMGQGSSGESEQTLNQLLVEMDGMATKEGVLMLASTNRADILDKALLRPGRFDRHILIDLPTLAERKEIFEKHLSSVKLESPPTTFSQRLARLTPGFSGADIANVCNEAALHAARNTQMEVSSKNLEYAVERLVGGTEKRSHALSLAERKVIAYHESGHALVGWMLPNSDILLKVTIVPRTSLALGFAQYTPSEQHLYSKEELFDKMCMALGGRAAENLVFNRITTGAQNDLEKVTKIAYSQIKKFGMNDTLGPIYVRDADETEGGGAMGSGGKKPFSRAMESMIDNEARHVVASAYQTTEGILTTHRDKLEKLAEALLEKETLDYDQVVQLIGPPPYDLGKRQVESVEFEQSLKNLSTDTDATKA, translated from the exons ATGTTGAAGGGCCTGCGGCATGTGCGGAATGCGCTGCAGCGCGGTGGATCTCAGCTGATCCAGCTCCGCAGTGCCACAGGACAACCCCCAAGGATTGGGCGGGAACTGTCGCTCCTTCAGCTCAGCCGGCGGCAG GTGATGCAGCTGCAGGCGGAGTACAAGGCAATTGTGGGCCTAATAGCGCGCTCCCTGCAGCTGACTCCCAAGGAGGTTAGACTGATGCACCTGCGCAGCCTGAGCAGCACCGCAAAACCTCCTACCGCTTCGGATGGCAAGACGGAAAAGCATGAACAGCCCGAGAAGGGCAGTGCCAAGGCTAAAGATGATTCGTCGAAGGAGAAAAAGTCAGCTGTCGCGGCGGAGGATGGCGATAAGAGCAGCAGAGCGGCAGGAGAGGAGGCCGCCAGTACTCCTACTTCTAGCAGTACCATTGGTGAGCCCGGCGAAGATcccaacaaaaacagcaacgaGAATGACGAAAAGATGCGTTCTGTACTGACTAAGGCCGTACTGTGGCTCTTTACCATCTACATGTTTGTGGCCTTCTTTTCCCTGCTAATTACTCCGCGCTCCGAGAGACCAGAG GGTTCCACGCGCTATGTGTCGTGGAACGAGTTCGTGCACCACATGCTGGCCGTGGGCGAAGTCAAGGAGCTGATCATCAGACCCGACATGGAAATGGTGACCATCATTCTGCACGAGGGAGCCGTCATCAAGGGTCGGAAGGTGTCTTCCACCATCTTTCACATGGCGGTGGCCGATGCCAACAAGTTTGAGGAGAAGCTGCGTGATGTGGAGAAGCGTTTGGGCATCAAGGATGGTGTGCCGGTGACCTACGACCGGCAGACGGACACCACCGGACGTATTCTCATGCTGCTTCTCGTCTGCGCTCTGCttatgtcgattgccacccGCATGAAGAGCATCAAGAGCCCGCTCAGCATGGATTCATTT AACCAAATGGGCCGTGCCAAGTTCACGCTAGTTGATCCTTTCGATGGCGGTCGCGGTGTGCTTTTCCGGGACGTGGCCGGTCTCAGTGAGGCGAAACAGGAGGTGAAGGAATTTGTAGATTACCTCAAGTCGCCGGAGAAGTACCAGCGGCTGGGCGCCAAGGTGCCGCGAGGAGCCCTACTCCTGGGTCCACCAGGATGCGGCAAGACGCTACTGGCCAAGGCGGTCGCCACCGAGGCCCAGGTGCCGTTTCTCAGCATGAACGGCTCCGAGTTCATCGAGATGATTGGCGGTCTGGGGGCCGCGCGAGTGCGTGATCTGTTTAAGGAAGGCAAAAAACGGGCGCCATGCATCATTTACATCGATGAGATAGACGCCATCGGTCGGCAACGTTCGGGAACTGAAAGCATGGGACAGGGCAGCTCTGGCGAATCGGAGCAGACGCTTAATCAGCTGCTGGTCGAGATGGACGGTATGGCCACCAAGGAGGGCGTGCTGATGTTGGCCAGTACGAATCGAGCTGATATCCTAGACAAG GCGCTGCTGCGACCCGGTCGCTTTGATCGCCACATTCTCATCGATTTGCCCACGCTGGCGGAGCGCAAGGAGATCTTTGAGAAGCACTTGTCATCGGTGAAACTGGAGTCGCCGCCCACGACCTTCTCACAACGCTTGGCCCGCCTGACACCGGGTTTTTCGGGTGCTGACATCGCCAACGTATGCAATGAGGCCGCCCTGCATGCGGCGCGCAACACACAGATGGAGGTCAGCAGCAAGAATCTTGAGTACGCCGTTGAGCGTCTAGTTG GCGGAACTGAGAAACGTTCGCATGCCCTATCGCTGGCGGAGCGCAAGGTGATCGCTTACCACGAATCGGGACACGCGCTGGTGGGCTGGATGTTGCCCAACTCGGACATCCTGCTTAAGGTGACCATTGTGCCGCGCACAAGTCTGGCGCTCGGCTTCGCCCAATATACGCCCAGCGAACAGCATTTGTACAGCAAGGAGGAACTGTTCGACAAGATGTGCATGGCGCTCGGCGGGCGCGCTGCCGAGAATCTAGTCTTTAACCGCATAACGACGGGAGCTCAAAACGATCTGGAAAAGGTGACGAAGATCGCGTACTCGCAGATCAAGAAGTTCGGCATGAACGACACCCTCGGTCCCATCTACGTACGCGACGCGGATGAGACCGAGGGCGGCGGTGCGATGGGCAGCGGTGGCAAAAAGCCCTTCTCGCGTGCCATGGAGAGCATGATTGACAACGAGGCGCGGCATGTGGTGGCGAGTGCTTACCAAACCACCGAGGGCATACTCACTACGCATCGCGATAAGCTGGAGAAG cTGGCCGAAGCTCTGCTGGAGAAGGAAACGCTGGACTACGACCAGGTGGTGCAGCTAATCGGACCCCCGCCATACGATCTGGGCAAGCGGCAGGTAGAGAGCGTGGAGTTTGAGCAGTCACTGAAGAACCTAAGCACCGACACGGATGCCACAAAAGCCTGA
- the Lint-O gene encoding L(3)mbt interactor in ovarian somatic cells, isoform A encodes MKQSKDEDKEESPVQPTTHNSSAGSNGHDAKSPVVTTAPAATCSVSVSDASGAGASVRTTGRVKKPKQVYDPSDNYVSRASSNRNSLSSVPATSNVQSPPVKEATDSQDSTTSPVSEQQQQQLQQAAQLRNFDTCQKCGKSEPKRGSGHKSNFLTCKGCMQKWHFPCLPITFHNQSTARKKFKCDKCRYCRLCNVRGPGLSICSLCVDAYHPDCNDPTLKQSKAVEANPNWRCFRCEACNIGGSTSASSEEQTGARKSTASREDQAQPVVPRKSNAGRKKRVQSEPTGQEKAAKIEKLAKRRQPLKTEKKKEYKKEEDEEPAQIKVKVEKVEPVDMETEQIENNDLPGPEQESLSLRLTPITAVERRSHPVSTWSVEQVVQFVAKRYPKEANVFRYQDIDGASLLLLNRHDVMNGFGLKLGPALRVFELVMSLQTQSNDVGLAWLD; translated from the exons ATGAAACAATCCAAGGACGAAGACAAGGAGGAATCGCCGGTTCAACCGACGACCCACAATTCCAGCGCAGGCAGCAACGGCCACGACGCCAAATCTCCGGTGGTCACTACTGCACCAGCGGCAACTTGTTCCGTATCGGTTTCGGATGCTTCGGGGGCCGGAGCTTCCGTTCGCACCACTGGACGGGTGAAG AAACCCAAACAGGTGTACGATCCCTCGGACAACTATGTGTCCCGGGCCAGCAGCAACCGCAACTCTCTCTCTTCAGTCCCGGCCACCTCCAATGTCCAGTCACCGCCAGTCAAGGAGGCCACCGATTCGCAGGACTCCACAACCAGTCCTGTttcggagcagcagcagcagcagctacagCAAGCGGCTCAACTTCGCAACTTCGACACGTGCCAGAAGTGTGGCAAAAGCGAACCCAAGCGCGGATCTGGCCATAAGAGCAACTTCCTCACTTGCAAGGGCTGCATGCAGAAAT GGCACTTCCCCTGCTTGCCGATCACGTTCCACAACCAGAGCACAGCCCGCAAGAAGTTCAAGTGCGACAAGTGTCGCTACTGCCGGTTATGCAACGTGAGGGGGCCAGGTCTTTCCATTTGCAGTTTATGCGTGGATGCCTATCACCCGGACTGCAATGATCCCACTCTCAAGCAGAGCAAAGCCGTCGAGGCCAATCCCAATTGGAGATGCTTCCGATGCGAGGCGTGTAACATCGGCGGCAGCACGAGTGCATCCAGCGAGGAGCAAACGGGGGCCAGGAAATCCACTGCGAGCCGCGAGGACCAGGCCCAGCCGGTGGTGCCGAGGAAGTCGAATGCGGGTCGCAAGAAGCGCGTCCAATCGGAGCCCACCGGGCAAGAAAAGGCAGCGAAGATTGAGAAGCTAGCCAAACGTAGACAGCCCTTGAAAACAGAAAAGAAGAAAGAGTACAaaaaggaggaggatgaggagccGGCACAAATAAAAGTCAAGGTGGAGAAGGTCGAGCCGGTAGATATGGAGACTGAGCAGATTGAGAATAACGATCTGCCTGGGCCAGAACAGGAATCGCTTTCCTTACGCCTAACGCCAATCACAGCTGTAGAGAGAAGAAGCCATCCAGTATCAACCTGGTCCGTGGAACAGGTCGTCCAATTTGTTGCCAAGCGCTATCCGAAGGAGGCGAACGTGTTCCGCTACCAGGACATTGATGGCGCctccctgctgctgctcaatCGCCACGATGTGATGAACGGATTCGGTTTGAAGCTGGGACCGGCGCTGCGCGTCTTCGAACTCGTGATGTCCCTGCAGACTCAATCCAATGACGTTGGCCTCGCCTGGCTAGATTAG
- the Ugalt gene encoding UDP-galactose transporter, isoform B translates to MALLPAPVTYSYSHRTVNANTLKYISLLTLTLQNAILGLSMRYARTRPGDIFLSSTAVLMAEFAKLITCLFLVFNEEGKDAQKFVRSLHKTIIANPMDTLKVCVPSLVYIVQNNLLYVSASHLDAATYQVTYQLKILTTAMFAVVILRRKLLNTQWGALLLLVMGIVLVQLAQTEGPTSGSAGGAAAAATAASSGGAPEQNRMLGLWAALGACFLSGFAGIYFEKILKGAEISVWMRNVQLSLLSIPFGLLTCFVNDGSRIFDQGFFKGYDLFVWYLVLLQAGGGLIVAVVVKYADNILKGFATSLAIIISCVASIYIFDFNLTLQFSFGAGLVIASIFLYGYDPARSAPKPTMHGPGGDEEKLLPRV, encoded by the exons ATGGCGCTCCTGCCCGCCCCCGTCACGTATTCCTATTCCCATCGCACAGTGAACGCCAATACGCTGAAGTACATCAGCCTGCTGACGCTGACCCTGCAGAATGCCATCCTGGGCCTCAGCATGCGCTACGCCCGCACCCGGCCAGGCGACATCTTCCTCAGCTCCACGG CCGTACTCATGGCAGAGTTCGCCAAACTGATCACGTGCCTGTTCCTGGTCTTCAACGAGGAGGGCAAGGATGCCCAGAAGTTTGTACGCTCGCTGCACAAGACCATCATTGCGAATCCCATGGACACGCTGAAGGTGTGCGTCCCCTCGCTGGTCTATATCGTTCAAAACAATCTGCTGTACGTCTCTGCCTCCCATTTGGATGCGGCCACCTACCAGGTGACGTACCAGCTGAAGATTCTCACCACGGCCATGTTCGCGGTTGTCATTCTGCGCCGCAAGCTGCTGAACACGCAGTGGGGtgcgctgctgctcctggtgaTGGGCATCGTCCTGGTGCAGTTGGCCCAAACGGAGGGTCCGACGAGTGGCTCAGCCGGTGGTGCCGCAGCTGCAGCCACGGCCGCCTCCTCTGGCGGTGCTCCCGAGCAGAACAGGATGCTCGGACTGTGGGCCGCACTGGGCGCCTGCTTCCTCTCCGGATTCGCGGGCATCTACTTTGAGAAGATCCTCAAGGGTGCCGAGATCTCCGTGTGGATGCGGAATGTGCAGTTGAGTCTGCTCAGCATTCCCTTCGGCCTGCTCACCTGTTTCGTTAACGACGGCAGTAGGATCTTCGACCAGGGATTCTTCAAGGGCTACGATCTGTTTGTCTGGTACctggtcctgctgcaggccgGCGGTGGATTGATCGTTGCCGTGGTGGTCAAGTACGCGGATAACATTCTCAAGGGCTTCGCCACCTCGCTGGCCATCATCATCTCGTGCGTGGCCTCCATATACATCTTCGACTTCAATCTCACGCTGCAGTTCAGCTTCGGAGCTGGCCTGGTCATCGCCTCCATATTTCTCTACGGCTACGATCCGGCCAGGTCGGCGCCGAAGCCAACTATGCATGGTCCTGGCGGCGATGAGGAGAAGCTGCTGCCGCGCGTCTAG
- the Ugalt gene encoding UDP-galactose transporter, isoform A, producing the protein MNSIHMNANTLKYISLLTLTLQNAILGLSMRYARTRPGDIFLSSTAVLMAEFAKLITCLFLVFNEEGKDAQKFVRSLHKTIIANPMDTLKVCVPSLVYIVQNNLLYVSASHLDAATYQVTYQLKILTTAMFAVVILRRKLLNTQWGALLLLVMGIVLVQLAQTEGPTSGSAGGAAAAATAASSGGAPEQNRMLGLWAALGACFLSGFAGIYFEKILKGAEISVWMRNVQLSLLSIPFGLLTCFVNDGSRIFDQGFFKGYDLFVWYLVLLQAGGGLIVAVVVKYADNILKGFATSLAIIISCVASIYIFDFNLTLQFSFGAGLVIASIFLYGYDPARSAPKPTMHGPGGDEEKLLPRV; encoded by the exons ATGAATAGCATACACA TGAACGCCAATACGCTGAAGTACATCAGCCTGCTGACGCTGACCCTGCAGAATGCCATCCTGGGCCTCAGCATGCGCTACGCCCGCACCCGGCCAGGCGACATCTTCCTCAGCTCCACGG CCGTACTCATGGCAGAGTTCGCCAAACTGATCACGTGCCTGTTCCTGGTCTTCAACGAGGAGGGCAAGGATGCCCAGAAGTTTGTACGCTCGCTGCACAAGACCATCATTGCGAATCCCATGGACACGCTGAAGGTGTGCGTCCCCTCGCTGGTCTATATCGTTCAAAACAATCTGCTGTACGTCTCTGCCTCCCATTTGGATGCGGCCACCTACCAGGTGACGTACCAGCTGAAGATTCTCACCACGGCCATGTTCGCGGTTGTCATTCTGCGCCGCAAGCTGCTGAACACGCAGTGGGGtgcgctgctgctcctggtgaTGGGCATCGTCCTGGTGCAGTTGGCCCAAACGGAGGGTCCGACGAGTGGCTCAGCCGGTGGTGCCGCAGCTGCAGCCACGGCCGCCTCCTCTGGCGGTGCTCCCGAGCAGAACAGGATGCTCGGACTGTGGGCCGCACTGGGCGCCTGCTTCCTCTCCGGATTCGCGGGCATCTACTTTGAGAAGATCCTCAAGGGTGCCGAGATCTCCGTGTGGATGCGGAATGTGCAGTTGAGTCTGCTCAGCATTCCCTTCGGCCTGCTCACCTGTTTCGTTAACGACGGCAGTAGGATCTTCGACCAGGGATTCTTCAAGGGCTACGATCTGTTTGTCTGGTACctggtcctgctgcaggccgGCGGTGGATTGATCGTTGCCGTGGTGGTCAAGTACGCGGATAACATTCTCAAGGGCTTCGCCACCTCGCTGGCCATCATCATCTCGTGCGTGGCCTCCATATACATCTTCGACTTCAATCTCACGCTGCAGTTCAGCTTCGGAGCTGGCCTGGTCATCGCCTCCATATTTCTCTACGGCTACGATCCGGCCAGGTCGGCGCCGAAGCCAACTATGCATGGTCCTGGCGGCGATGAGGAGAAGCTGCTGCCGCGCGTCTAG